The proteins below are encoded in one region of Aequorivita iocasae:
- a CDS encoding FKBP-type peptidyl-prolyl cis-trans isomerase: protein MMIKIKYAFVLLLLILGVTVSCKKDDDNRPEPIPPRDRGAEAIRAQDSIEKFLETHYYNYMEYQTDPENFKLKFDTIPEGSDLIPLIQQVDFKEVKDVIDPSVTYKLYYLKVREGGGDKPHFSDYTINTYEGLLFEDRSSLDLFDSSVIPVRFNLVDTPTAPGIITGLQQALIEFRGASNIIENPDGTLTFENYGIGAVFIPSGLAYYQYPTADGGLKAYEQVIFSFELFESEVADHDGDGIPSFMEDLNNNGYLLDDDTDGTGGANYLDNDDDNDGRLTEYEIEIDGNGNITFPDVDGDGIPDYLDADS from the coding sequence ATGATGATAAAAATAAAATATGCTTTTGTGCTTCTACTTTTGATACTGGGAGTAACTGTTTCTTGTAAAAAAGATGATGACAATCGTCCTGAACCCATACCCCCAAGAGATCGTGGTGCTGAAGCAATTAGGGCGCAAGATTCCATTGAGAAATTTTTAGAGACACATTATTACAATTACATGGAGTATCAGACAGACCCTGAAAATTTTAAGTTGAAGTTTGACACTATTCCCGAGGGTAGCGATTTAATTCCATTAATTCAACAAGTTGATTTTAAGGAAGTGAAAGATGTTATTGATCCCAGTGTAACTTATAAACTTTATTACCTTAAAGTACGTGAAGGAGGGGGTGATAAACCACATTTTTCAGATTATACTATCAATACTTATGAGGGACTTTTATTTGAGGATAGATCAAGTTTAGATCTTTTTGATAGTTCTGTAATCCCAGTTCGTTTTAACCTCGTGGATACTCCTACTGCCCCAGGCATCATCACTGGACTGCAGCAAGCTTTAATTGAATTTAGAGGTGCCTCTAACATTATTGAAAATCCCGACGGGACACTTACTTTTGAGAATTATGGTATTGGGGCGGTATTTATTCCTTCAGGTTTGGCATATTATCAATATCCAACAGCAGATGGAGGATTAAAGGCATATGAACAAGTTATTTTTTCATTTGAATTATTTGAATCCGAAGTTGCGGACCATGATGGAGATGGTATCCCTTCTTTTATGGAAGACCTAAACAACAATGGCTATTTACTTGATGACGATACCGATGGTACTGGGGGTGCAAATTATTTGGATAATGACGACGATAACGATGGAAGACTCACAGAATATGAAATTGAAATAGATGGCAATGGAAATATAACCTTCCCGGACGTAGATGGGGATGGCATTCCAGATTATTTAGATGCCGACAGTTAG
- a CDS encoding transketolase family protein has product MKKYTDTGKKDTRSGFGDGLTELGKKNKDVVALCADLTGSLKMDEFKENHPERFFQVGIAEANMIGIAAGMTIGGKIPFTGTFANFSTGRVYDQIRQSVAYSGKNVKICASHAGITLGEDGATHQILEDIGLMKMLPGMTVINTCDYNQTKAATIAIAEYEGPVYLRFGRPKVANFTPADQNFQIGKAVQLQEGTDVTIIATGHLVWEALQAAETLNESGITADVINIHTIKPLDDEAILKSVKKTGCVVTAEEHNFLGGLGESVARLLSTHHPAPQEFVATQDTFGESGTPEQLMDKYGLNASAIVSAVQKVTARK; this is encoded by the coding sequence ATGAAAAAATATACAGATACAGGTAAAAAAGATACACGGTCAGGTTTTGGCGACGGACTTACGGAGCTTGGAAAGAAAAACAAGGATGTTGTAGCACTTTGCGCAGACCTTACAGGTTCATTAAAGATGGACGAGTTTAAGGAAAACCATCCGGAGCGTTTCTTTCAAGTTGGTATTGCCGAAGCAAATATGATTGGTATTGCAGCGGGAATGACCATTGGCGGGAAGATTCCCTTCACGGGTACTTTTGCAAACTTTTCTACCGGAAGGGTTTACGATCAAATTCGTCAAAGCGTAGCCTATAGCGGGAAAAATGTAAAAATATGTGCTTCACACGCTGGGATTACTTTAGGGGAGGATGGTGCAACGCATCAAATTCTGGAAGATATTGGTTTGATGAAAATGCTTCCGGGAATGACGGTAATCAATACATGTGATTATAATCAGACAAAAGCAGCCACAATTGCTATCGCCGAGTATGAAGGCCCTGTTTACCTGCGTTTTGGAAGACCGAAAGTTGCAAATTTCACTCCTGCAGACCAAAACTTTCAAATAGGGAAAGCAGTCCAACTACAGGAAGGCACAGATGTTACTATTATAGCAACCGGCCATCTGGTTTGGGAAGCATTACAAGCTGCTGAAACCTTAAACGAAAGTGGAATTACCGCCGATGTCATAAACATTCACACCATAAAACCTTTGGATGATGAAGCAATATTGAAAAGCGTTAAAAAAACAGGTTGTGTAGTAACTGCAGAAGAACATAACTTTTTGGGTGGTTTGGGAGAAAGTGTAGCTCGTTTACTTTCTACGCATCATCCAGCTCCACAAGAATTTGTTGCTACACAGGATACTTTTGGTGAGTCCGGAACTCCTGAACAATTAATGGATAAATATGGTTTGAATGCCTCAGCAATTGTAAGCGCTGTTCAAAAAGTTACTGCCCGTAAATAA
- a CDS encoding LptF/LptG family permease yields the protein MLSILDRYILKKYLGTFSLLLLLFIPIGITVHLAEKIDKILENEVPLSEVLIYLYNFTIYFANLLFPLFLFLSVIWFTSKLANNTEVIAFLSSGVSYYRFLRPYIIGATIVCIAALVFSMYLAPKASKGFNEFSYNYLKKGKQDRDQSNVYTQINDNDYIYVSYFNVTDKVGSNFTLEHFEGNKMTYKISAAQIKYNEKDSTYSLFHYNKRKIGEFEDVLESKPKLDTVFSFDLEDLTPVTYIAETLNFTELNDFIKKEKARGSSYINRYEVVRYKRWSLPVSAYILTIIAVAVSSVKRRGGMGLNLAIGIGIGMVFVFFDKIFGTMAEQSDFSPFVATWFPNFVFGILAIYLLRNAKR from the coding sequence ATGCTCAGCATACTGGATAGGTACATATTAAAGAAATATTTGGGCACTTTTTCGCTCCTTTTGCTTCTTTTTATACCAATTGGAATCACTGTCCATCTCGCCGAAAAGATTGATAAAATTTTGGAAAATGAAGTTCCTTTGAGTGAGGTTCTTATCTATTTATACAACTTTACCATTTATTTTGCGAACCTGCTTTTTCCGCTTTTTTTGTTTCTTTCGGTAATATGGTTTACTTCAAAATTGGCAAACAATACCGAAGTAATTGCTTTTTTAAGTAGCGGGGTTTCCTATTATCGGTTTCTTCGCCCGTACATAATTGGCGCTACCATAGTTTGCATTGCAGCACTTGTTTTTAGTATGTATTTGGCACCCAAGGCCAGTAAGGGTTTTAATGAATTTTCCTATAATTATCTAAAAAAAGGAAAGCAAGACAGGGACCAAAGCAATGTTTACACGCAGATAAACGACAACGATTATATTTACGTAAGCTATTTCAACGTAACCGATAAAGTAGGCAGCAACTTTACTTTAGAACATTTTGAAGGAAATAAAATGACCTATAAAATTTCCGCAGCGCAGATAAAGTATAATGAAAAAGATAGCACTTACTCCTTGTTTCACTATAACAAAAGAAAGATAGGGGAGTTTGAAGATGTTTTGGAAAGCAAGCCAAAATTGGACACCGTTTTTTCATTCGATCTGGAAGATTTAACACCTGTAACATACATTGCCGAAACGCTGAATTTTACCGAGCTGAACGATTTTATCAAAAAAGAAAAAGCCCGTGGTTCTTCATACATTAACCGTTATGAAGTGGTTCGCTACAAGCGGTGGAGTTTGCCCGTTTCTGCATACATACTTACCATTATTGCCGTAGCGGTGTCTTCGGTAAAAAGGCGCGGTGGAATGGGGCTGAACCTTGCCATTGGCATTGGTATCGGGATGGTTTTTGTTTTCTTTGATAAAATTTTCGGTACCATGGCGGAGCAAAGTGATTTTTCACCTTTTGTGGCTACCTGGTTTCCAAATTTTGTTTTTGGAATATTGGCAATCTATCTTTTAAGAAATGCGAAACGATAA
- a CDS encoding acetyl-CoA carboxylase carboxyltransferase subunit alpha: MEYLDFELPIKELQEQYEKACLIGEESDVDVTNTCKQIEKKLNDTKKEIYKNLTPWQRVQLSRHPDRPYTMDYIKAICGDSFLELHGDRSFKDDKAMVGGLGKIGDQSYMFVGQQKGYNTKTRQFRNFGMANPEGYRKALRLMKSAEKFNVPVVCFVDTPGAFPGLEAEERGQGEAIARNILEMTRLKVPIIVVIIGEGASGGALGIGVGDKVLMLENTWYSVISPESCSSILWRSWEFKEQAAEALKLTATDMKKLKLIDEIVKEPLGGAHSDREKTFTTVAGAIEKSYATLKMLSPTDLVKKRMEKYLEMGEFKS; encoded by the coding sequence ATGGAATATCTTGATTTTGAACTCCCTATAAAAGAATTACAGGAACAATACGAAAAGGCCTGTCTAATTGGCGAAGAAAGCGATGTAGATGTGACCAATACCTGTAAACAGATTGAAAAAAAACTAAACGACACCAAAAAGGAAATATATAAAAACCTTACGCCTTGGCAGCGTGTGCAGCTTTCGCGTCACCCAGACCGTCCATACACCATGGACTATATTAAAGCCATTTGCGGAGATTCATTTCTAGAACTTCACGGCGACCGAAGTTTTAAGGACGATAAAGCAATGGTAGGTGGTTTGGGAAAAATTGGTGACCAAAGTTATATGTTCGTGGGTCAGCAGAAAGGCTATAATACAAAAACCCGTCAATTCAGAAATTTTGGAATGGCGAACCCCGAAGGGTACAGAAAGGCCTTGCGCTTGATGAAATCTGCTGAAAAATTTAATGTACCTGTAGTGTGCTTTGTAGATACACCCGGTGCTTTCCCTGGTTTGGAAGCAGAAGAAAGAGGACAGGGTGAGGCCATTGCACGTAACATCCTTGAAATGACTCGCTTGAAAGTACCAATTATTGTAGTTATAATTGGCGAAGGAGCAAGTGGTGGCGCTTTGGGAATAGGCGTTGGCGATAAAGTATTAATGCTTGAAAACACTTGGTATTCGGTAATTTCTCCCGAAAGCTGCTCTTCTATTTTATGGCGAAGCTGGGAATTTAAAGAACAAGCTGCCGAGGCCTTAAAGCTTACGGCAACAGATATGAAAAAACTTAAGCTAATTGATGAAATTGTAAAGGAACCTTTGGGCGGTGCCCATAGTGACCGTGAGAAAACTTTTACAACTGTGGCAGGTGCCATTGAAAAGTCTTATGCTACCTTAAAAATGTTATCCCCAACCGATTTGGTTAAAAAAAGGATGGAAAAATATTTGGAAATGGGTGAGTTTAAAAGTTAA
- a CDS encoding phosphoribosyltransferase family protein, whose protein sequence is MQQINTVILNKKQIAHKIKRIAYQIYETNVDEKEVVVAGIMTNGFLLAKKIKTEVEKISPIKVLLCEVIIDKKNPTNPIQTSLKTEEYQNKSLLLVDDVLHSGTTLIYGVKHFLEVPLKQFKTAVLVDRNHKKYPVKADFKGISLSTSLNENVSVIFEKNNDRAVLE, encoded by the coding sequence ATGCAGCAAATAAATACCGTAATTCTCAACAAAAAGCAGATAGCCCATAAAATTAAGCGGATTGCCTATCAAATCTACGAAACAAATGTAGATGAAAAAGAGGTAGTAGTTGCTGGCATTATGACCAATGGTTTTCTCCTAGCGAAAAAAATAAAAACTGAAGTTGAGAAAATTTCTCCAATAAAAGTCCTTCTCTGCGAAGTGATAATTGACAAAAAGAATCCTACCAACCCAATTCAGACTTCTTTAAAAACAGAAGAATATCAAAACAAATCTTTATTGCTTGTTGACGATGTACTACATTCTGGAACCACTTTGATATATGGTGTAAAGCATTTTCTGGAAGTTCCCTTAAAGCAATTCAAAACGGCGGTCCTTGTAGATAGAAATCACAAAAAATACCCTGTAAAAGCAGATTTTAAAGGTATTTCCCTTTCCACTTCGCTGAACGAAAACGTTTCAGTTATATTTGAAAAAAATAATGACAGAGCAGTATTAGAATAA
- a CDS encoding shikimate kinase: MKIVLVGYMGSGKSSIGKKLAEVVKLPFMDLDSEIEKTEGIAVSEIFSQKGEIYFRNIENKILKKVLDQPDNFILATGGGTPCYGDSMDYILKKQGVVSIYLRTPLKVLVSRLMLEKDERPLLIHINTENELEDFIRKHLFERAFYYNQAAVTIDVVSESITETVAKIILKLF; this comes from the coding sequence ATGAAAATTGTTTTGGTTGGATATATGGGAAGCGGAAAATCTTCCATAGGAAAAAAATTGGCAGAAGTTGTGAAACTTCCTTTTATGGATTTGGACTCTGAAATTGAAAAAACTGAAGGAATTGCGGTCTCCGAAATATTTTCCCAAAAAGGAGAGATCTATTTTAGGAATATTGAGAACAAGATTTTAAAAAAGGTACTTGATCAGCCAGATAACTTTATTTTGGCCACCGGAGGAGGAACGCCCTGCTATGGTGATTCTATGGATTATATATTGAAAAAACAGGGTGTTGTATCAATTTATTTAAGGACGCCATTAAAGGTTTTGGTTTCCAGATTGATGTTGGAAAAAGACGAACGCCCCTTATTGATTCATATAAATACTGAAAATGAACTTGAAGACTTCATTAGGAAACATTTGTTTGAAAGGGCATTTTATTACAATCAGGCAGCGGTAACTATTGATGTGGTATCGGAAAGCATTACCGAAACCGTAGCGAAAATAATTCTGAAGTTATTCTAA
- a CDS encoding RNA-binding S4 domain-containing protein: MRIDKYLWAVRYLKTRNMATQACKKGSVRVNGDIVKPSRDVYPGDTINLRKNQINYELEVLDLPESRVGAKLVDIYRKDTTPKEAFETNEMLQYAKTYYRKKGVGRPTKKDRRDLDDFTESTDEENETL; encoded by the coding sequence ATGAGGATTGATAAATATTTATGGGCGGTACGTTATTTGAAAACCAGAAACATGGCTACCCAAGCTTGCAAAAAAGGTTCCGTGAGGGTAAACGGTGATATCGTGAAACCTTCCAGAGACGTCTATCCGGGCGATACTATAAACCTTCGGAAAAACCAAATTAATTATGAACTGGAAGTATTGGATCTTCCGGAAAGCCGTGTAGGGGCAAAACTGGTAGATATTTACAGAAAGGATACAACGCCCAAAGAAGCATTTGAAACAAACGAGATGCTGCAATATGCCAAAACCTATTATCGCAAAAAGGGAGTTGGCAGGCCCACCAAAAAAGATAGAAGGGATTTGGATGATTTTACCGAATCTACAGATGAGGAAAATGAGACGTTATAA
- a CDS encoding DMT family transporter — MRNDKLLNYLHLHFIVFIWGFTAVLGALISLEAIPLVWYRMLLAAGLVFLFLLFKKENLKFSLRTLGKFCFAGILIAVHWLTFFGAIKASNVSVTLAVLSTGAFFASLLEPLLYGRKIILYEVLFGLIVIVGLYIIFDVEASYTLGIILALISAFLSALFSVINGKFVLQHKASAISFYELLFGVIGISIYLACAGKFTTEFFTISAHDWIYLIILASACTAYAFIASIHVMKWISPYTVMLTINMEPVYGIILALIVLGDSENMSPQFYYGAAIILLTVIANGIIKITQERKRRRLRNT, encoded by the coding sequence ATGCGAAACGATAAGCTCCTCAATTACCTTCACCTACATTTTATTGTTTTTATTTGGGGGTTTACCGCCGTTTTGGGCGCGTTGATTTCTTTGGAAGCCATTCCATTGGTTTGGTACAGAATGTTACTGGCCGCAGGGTTGGTTTTTCTTTTTTTGCTTTTCAAAAAGGAAAATTTAAAGTTTTCACTAAGAACATTGGGCAAATTTTGCTTCGCCGGAATTCTTATTGCAGTGCATTGGCTCACTTTCTTTGGGGCAATAAAAGCATCAAATGTTTCGGTGACGCTTGCAGTTCTCTCTACTGGAGCTTTTTTTGCGTCTCTGTTGGAGCCGCTACTCTATGGAAGAAAGATAATTTTATACGAAGTATTGTTTGGACTTATCGTAATAGTTGGGCTTTACATAATTTTTGATGTAGAGGCTTCCTATACTTTGGGCATTATTTTGGCGCTTATTTCAGCATTTTTAAGTGCGCTCTTTTCAGTAATCAATGGAAAGTTTGTCTTGCAGCATAAGGCATCGGCAATTTCTTTTTATGAATTGCTCTTTGGCGTTATAGGCATCAGTATCTATCTCGCCTGTGCGGGTAAATTCACCACAGAATTCTTCACCATTTCGGCACACGACTGGATTTATTTAATAATCCTGGCTTCGGCCTGCACTGCCTATGCTTTTATCGCTTCCATACATGTAATGAAATGGATAAGTCCCTACACTGTTATGCTTACCATAAATATGGAACCTGTGTATGGTATTATTTTGGCGCTCATTGTTTTGGGAGATTCTGAAAATATGAGTCCACAGTTTTATTACGGCGCGGCTATTATATTACTAACGGTAATTGCCAACGGAATCATTAAAATAACCCAAGAAAGAAAACGAAGAAGATTACGCAACACCTAA
- a CDS encoding transketolase has product MADYKALEDLVIQVRRDILRQVHKVNSGHPGGSLGCTEFFVALYNELMERNENFTMDGIGEDLFFLSNGHISPVFYSVLARAGYFPVEELNTFRLLNSRLQGHPTTHEGLPGVRIASGSLGQGISVSIGAALTKKLNKDKHIVYTLCGDGELQEGQNWEAIMYAAGNNVDNLIVTVDLNGQQIDGATKNVLPLGNLKAKFEAFGWDVMDIEKGNDLKAIVAGMKKAKEKTGNGKPVCVLLHTVMGNGVDFMMHTHDWHGKAPNDQQLETALSQNPVTLGDY; this is encoded by the coding sequence ATGGCAGATTACAAAGCGCTTGAGGATTTGGTAATTCAGGTCCGAAGAGATATTTTACGGCAGGTACACAAAGTAAATTCTGGGCATCCCGGTGGTTCACTTGGCTGTACCGAATTTTTCGTTGCACTATACAATGAATTGATGGAACGAAACGAAAACTTCACGATGGACGGTATTGGCGAAGATTTATTCTTTCTTTCAAACGGACATATCTCACCCGTTTTCTACAGTGTTTTGGCAAGAGCTGGATACTTTCCGGTGGAAGAGTTAAATACCTTCCGTCTTTTGAATTCACGCTTGCAAGGCCATCCAACAACTCATGAAGGCTTACCGGGTGTTCGTATTGCCTCGGGTTCTTTGGGCCAGGGCATTTCAGTTTCTATTGGGGCAGCACTCACAAAAAAGCTAAACAAAGACAAACACATAGTTTACACTCTTTGCGGTGATGGCGAATTACAGGAAGGCCAAAATTGGGAAGCAATAATGTATGCCGCCGGAAATAACGTGGACAACCTAATAGTAACCGTAGATTTAAACGGGCAGCAGATTGATGGTGCTACCAAAAATGTTCTTCCGCTCGGAAATCTGAAAGCAAAGTTTGAAGCTTTCGGTTGGGATGTGATGGATATTGAAAAAGGAAACGATTTAAAAGCTATCGTTGCTGGAATGAAAAAGGCCAAAGAAAAAACAGGCAACGGAAAACCAGTTTGTGTTTTGCTACATACTGTAATGGGCAATGGCGTAGATTTTATGATGCACACCCACGATTGGCACGGAAAAGCACCAAACGATCAACAGTTGGAAACAGCACTTTCACAGAATCCTGTAACCTTAGGAGATTATTAA
- the dnaB gene encoding replicative DNA helicase: MEKIKPQTSFSTRSSQVISLEKGKIPPQAIDLEEVVLGALMIDKKGVDEVIDILHPEVFYKQAHQHIFEAIHDLFEDSQPVDLLTVSTQLKKQGKIELVGGEFYLIQLTQKVSSSAHIEFHARIILQKYIQRSLIKISNEIIEDSYNESTDVFDLLDNAEAKLYEVTQGNIKRSSETAQNLVIQAKKRIEEIANKEGLSGIPSGFTKVDKLTSGWQPSDLIIIAARPGMGKTALTLSMARNIAVEHNIPVAFFSLEMSSVQLITRLISSETQLSSEKLRTGNLEKHEWEQLNVKVKGLEKAPLFIDDTPSLSIFDLRAKARRLSSQHGIKLIIVDYLQLMTAGGSQKGGNREQEISTISRNLKALAKELNIPVIALSQLSRAVETRGGSKRPLLSDLRESGAIEQDADIVSFIYRPEYYKIDEWDDEEHTPTAGQAEFIVAKHRNGGLDEIRLKFIGHLGKFESLDNFDTPMEIHSRMNDAANDDTFKTKNLPSPNEAFGSSMNDDFSIDEDNDVPF, from the coding sequence ATGGAAAAAATCAAACCTCAAACCAGTTTTTCAACCCGCTCTTCGCAGGTCATCTCGCTTGAAAAAGGCAAAATACCCCCGCAAGCTATTGATTTAGAGGAGGTTGTGTTAGGCGCTTTGATGATTGACAAAAAAGGTGTAGATGAAGTAATAGATATCCTACATCCTGAAGTTTTCTATAAGCAAGCGCACCAGCATATCTTTGAAGCTATTCATGATTTGTTTGAAGACAGCCAACCAGTGGACTTATTAACCGTTTCCACACAACTTAAGAAGCAAGGTAAAATCGAGCTCGTTGGCGGAGAGTTTTATTTGATTCAATTAACCCAAAAAGTGTCCTCTTCGGCACATATTGAATTCCACGCGCGTATCATTCTTCAAAAATATATTCAGCGAAGTTTGATTAAAATTTCAAACGAAATTATTGAAGATTCTTATAATGAAAGTACCGACGTTTTTGACCTTTTGGACAACGCCGAAGCAAAATTGTACGAAGTAACACAGGGAAACATAAAGCGTTCTTCAGAAACCGCACAGAATCTTGTAATCCAAGCTAAGAAAAGAATTGAAGAAATAGCTAATAAAGAAGGACTTTCCGGAATTCCATCAGGTTTCACCAAAGTCGACAAACTTACCTCGGGCTGGCAACCGAGCGATTTGATAATCATTGCTGCTCGTCCGGGTATGGGTAAAACCGCCTTGACACTTTCCATGGCCAGAAATATTGCCGTGGAGCACAATATTCCTGTGGCTTTCTTTTCTTTGGAAATGTCCTCGGTACAGCTTATAACCCGTTTGATTTCTTCGGAAACTCAATTGAGTTCAGAAAAACTACGTACCGGAAACCTTGAAAAACACGAATGGGAACAACTGAACGTAAAAGTAAAGGGGCTTGAAAAAGCGCCACTTTTTATAGACGATACCCCTTCGCTTTCTATTTTTGATTTGCGGGCAAAGGCGCGGCGACTTTCGTCACAGCACGGCATCAAACTTATAATTGTAGATTATTTACAATTGATGACCGCCGGCGGAAGCCAAAAAGGAGGGAACCGCGAACAGGAGATTTCCACAATTTCCCGAAATCTTAAAGCTTTAGCAAAAGAACTGAACATTCCTGTAATTGCACTTTCACAACTTTCGCGAGCCGTGGAAACACGCGGCGGCAGCAAACGCCCATTACTTTCAGACCTTCGGGAATCTGGAGCGATTGAGCAGGATGCCGATATTGTTTCCTTTATATATCGCCCCGAGTACTACAAAATTGACGAATGGGATGATGAGGAACACACACCAACAGCTGGTCAGGCAGAATTCATAGTTGCAAAACACCGTAATGGCGGTTTGGATGAAATTCGTTTGAAGTTTATCGGCCACCTCGGTAAGTTTGAAAGTCTCGATAACTTTGATACACCGATGGAAATCCATTCCAGAATGAACGATGCCGCTAACGATGATACTTTTAAAACAAAAAATCTTCCATCACCCAATGAAGCTTTCGGAAGTTCTATGAACGATGATTTTTCCATCGACGAGGATAATGATGTGCCGTTTTAA
- the tgt gene encoding tRNA guanosine(34) transglycosylase Tgt gives MHFKLEATDLQSSARAATITTDHGIIETPIFMPVGTVGTVKGVHQRELREDINPDIILGNTYHLYLRPQTPVLEKAGGLHKFMNWDRNILTDSGGYQVYSLSANRKIKEEGVKFKSHIDGSYHVFTPENVMEIQRTIGADIIMAFDECTPYPCEYNYAKRSMHMTHRWLDRCIKHLEKTPLKYDYGQTFFPIVQGSTYKDLRRQSAEYIASVGAEGNAIGGLSVGEPADEMYEMTAVVTEILPKEKPRYLMGVGTPVNILENIALGIDMFDCVMPTRNGRNGMLFTSEGIINIKNKKWEADLSVIDPMGITWVDTEYSKAYLRHLFTVNEMLGRQIATIHNLGFYLWLVREARKHILAGDFTEWKNGMVKKLDQRL, from the coding sequence ATGCACTTTAAGTTAGAAGCTACAGATTTACAGAGCAGTGCCCGCGCCGCTACAATTACTACAGATCACGGAATAATAGAAACACCAATCTTTATGCCCGTTGGAACCGTTGGAACGGTAAAAGGCGTGCATCAGCGTGAGTTGAGGGAAGATATAAATCCTGACATTATTCTTGGAAATACGTACCATTTATATTTAAGACCGCAAACCCCTGTTCTGGAAAAGGCTGGTGGCCTCCATAAATTTATGAATTGGGACCGAAATATTTTGACTGACAGTGGGGGCTACCAAGTGTATTCGCTTTCGGCAAATAGAAAAATCAAAGAGGAAGGCGTAAAATTCAAAAGCCATATCGACGGTAGTTACCATGTTTTTACGCCTGAAAATGTAATGGAAATTCAACGTACCATAGGCGCAGACATAATTATGGCTTTCGATGAGTGCACGCCGTATCCATGCGAATATAATTATGCAAAACGTTCTATGCACATGACACACCGTTGGTTAGACCGATGCATAAAGCATTTAGAAAAAACGCCTTTAAAATATGATTACGGGCAAACATTTTTCCCTATTGTTCAAGGAAGTACCTATAAAGATTTAAGAAGACAATCTGCGGAATATATTGCTTCTGTGGGCGCGGAAGGCAATGCTATTGGTGGACTTTCAGTAGGCGAACCCGCTGATGAAATGTATGAAATGACAGCGGTGGTTACGGAAATTCTTCCGAAGGAAAAACCACGATATTTGATGGGCGTGGGTACACCTGTGAATATTTTGGAAAATATAGCGCTGGGTATTGATATGTTTGACTGTGTAATGCCAACCCGTAACGGAAGAAATGGGATGCTTTTCACTTCCGAAGGAATAATCAATATCAAAAATAAAAAGTGGGAGGCTGATCTTTCAGTAATAGACCCCATGGGAATAACTTGGGTAGATACGGAATACAGCAAAGCGTATCTTCGACACTTATTTACTGTAAACGAAATGCTTGGAAGGCAAATAGCTACTATCCATAATTTAGGTTTTTATTTATGGTTGGTTCGTGAGGCGAGAAAACATATATTAGCGGGTGATTTTACCGAATGGAAAAACGGTATGGTAAAGAAATTGGATCAAAGACTATAA